From the Sphingobacteruim zhuxiongii genome, the window GAGAAATAATTTAACATTTCTAAGTTTTGGAGATTTAAATTCGATGTTGAAAAGGAAAATGTAAGCATTAACCAGTATATTGGCATACTATTTTGTTAATTACTTGGGATTCGGAGATGATGTGATCATCATGAAAACATCGACTCCATTTTTGCGTTTATATTTAAAAGTACTCATGAAATTTAAGTATCTATATCTTGGCTTAACTGTTTTACTTGCGTCTTGCAACTCGAATAGCAATAATAAAGAGAGTGATTCGAATTCCTCAGATTCAAGCGGGAATTCTGAGTACGCATTGTCTAAAGCTGACATGTTTCAAGATTACTTAGATGCGCTAGATACAACGGATATAAACAGCATAGACAAAGCGAATAAAAAATTTAAGGAAATCTTTAATCCTGGCGATACAATCAATAACGACCAGGGGGTTGTAGATATCGTTGATTTCATGAACAAAGTTGCTGCATATGGTCATCAATCAGCAATAGATGATGACATTGATTACAGTGGCTTAGTGGATATCGAAATTGCTGGCGGAAAAGCGCCAGGGAAATTGGAAGATGCCTATGAAAAGATTAAGAAGAACGGATTCCGTATTAGACAATCTGAGGGTATGTACAGCTTACAGATCAATCCCTTTTTCATTCAAAAAGAATTCTATCCCTATATCTCTTCCAATATGGAGATTATGTTACAGCAAATTGCAAAAGAGAACTTAGAAGGTTATGCAGAAGATGCGGCGATAACTATTCCATATCAAAGTTTGGTTCAGCGCGTGGTTTGGTGGGAAGATTTCTTAAAAAATAACAGTAACAAAGCATACACAGCACTTGCCCAAGAGCAATACGGGAAATATTTCAATGCCCTAATTATTGGAATGGACAATACCCCAGCCATTGAAAGTGAACAAATTGCACCATATTTTCAAGAAGCGTATAGCTATTTAAAAGATTTTGCGCCTAATTCAACTAGTTATCAGCAGTTACAGCCCTATATCGACTTATTAGAGCAGGGGAAAATTGAAGAGGCGAAGGGCTTTGTTGAAGGTTTATTAAAGCGATAACTTCTTTGATGCCCATTTTAAAAGCTTACTTTTGCAAGCATGGCACGATCATTAGCAAAACCTTCAAAAACCGTAGACCTTCACGCAGAGGCTTTTCTTACAGATCTTGATCAATACGAACAAAATGAACTCTTAGGTGAAGCAATCGAATTTCTTCGCGAACAGCTTGATGGAGCTATATACTGGGATTATCCAGAAATAAGATTTATTCACGGAAAAGGAAAAGGCTTGCTGAAACAAGCCGTGTATGAAGAATTAAAATACTACAAGCAATCCGGCGCCATTTCAAATTACTACCCCGCCTATCATAATGAAGATATCGTTGTCGTTTTAATTGGACTATAAAACCTTTACGCGATAAACCTGATAAGGATATTGAGCTTTGTCCTCTCCTCCATTCCATTGCGGCAACAATTGCATTTGAGCACATGAAAAATACAAGTACCCATCGGTACCTACACCTAATGAGTCAGGCCAAAGCAGTCTTGGATCCTGAACGATAAGTTCAATTTTTCCTTCGGGAGTAATTCTTCGTATGGAATAGTCAAGGGAATTAGTGAGGTAAACATTCCCAACAACGTCTGCAACAAGTCCATGTGTAACCCCCACTTCAGCTACGGTCTCAATTTTATCCACTAATTCTATATCACGTAAATTCTTATCGGCAAGATATTTCGTCTCAATACGATATAAATTCAACGCATTGATTGGCTTGAAATAAAACCACTTATTGTCTTTTGTTAAAGCTATCCCATTGATGTTGGAAGAAAAGGGATTGCCCTCTTTATCACGCATTTCCTTCCCTTCGTAACTCAACACAATGCTTCGATCAGACAACGTGTATTTGGAATTCGTTAATAGCGTTCTAGAACTTCCGGTTTTCAAATCTAAGACAACAATTCCTGCCTGACCCGGATCCGACAGATAGGCTAAGTCTTTGTCAGTATCTACACGAACATCATTGAGTGATGATCGTGATTTATTTAATCCCTCAAAATTATAGACATGCATTAAGCTATCATTAGATAGATCAAAACGAATTAGTTTAAACTTTCCTTCTTGATCATTTGCAGTGATGTTGGCATTCCCGAAAATAGAGTTTGATGCTGCGGGCTTGCTGTCTAAAATCCAGAGGTGATCATTTATATCAACATAGATATCTTGAACATTGACATAATGTTTCTGCTCATCCCCCATTGATAATTGCCACTTATGGTTCGGATAGGGCTTCATCTTCCCTTCAACAATCTCAGTCATTCCAAATAAATAAGGCTCTCGATGCGGGAAAGAAACAAATATTCGGTTCTTAGAAGAAACGCTCACCCCTATCGGCTGTGCTTTGTCAAAAGAAGCAACAACTTCCAAATTTCTCTGAGACGTACTGTCCTGTGCAAATCCATCTTCCATACTCAATAAACAAACAATGCTAACGTAGATTAATTTTCTCATGTAGTGCGATAAATACCAATTACTAATTAAACGTTTTGAAATGGGAATTTATGATTTACTATTGACTATTAAAATAAATATTGATGATTCCTTCCAATCCATAATACTGCAAACACGTAATGAATCAGCTAGCAACAAAAAAAGGAGCTACTGCAATGTGTAGCTCCCTTCGGTTATCTTATGTTCATTCTGTCGCCTATTTTGCGGGCGTCAGCGTGATCTTTCTGAATTCGATGGCTCCATGGTCACCTTGGATATAAAGTGGCCCTGGCTCGCCTTCTTTACTGTCTAGCGCTCCTCCAGTAATACCAGGAATTTCCTGATTATTGATAATCGTTTTGCCGTTTGCAACAATTGTCACCAGTCGACCAACAAGCGTAATATCAAACTTTTGCCATTCATTGGCTCCTAATGTTGCCATTTCATTTGGCGCAAGGAATCCATAAACACCACCAAAATATAGAGATCCTGGATGTTTATCTTTCGGCGAGTCTTCAATTTGAACCTCATAACGTCCACGTAGGTAAACGCCTGAATTACTTCCTTCAGGATAACGGAACTCCAAACTCAGTTTAAAATCTTGGAAACTTTGCTCGGATACCAAATTGGCACCAGCTCCCTGATTGGTCAAGATACCATCTTTAACAACCCACTGATTCTTTTCATTCGAAGGCTTCCACCCTGTCAAATCTTTACCATTAAACAATTCTACTGCTGTTCCCCATTCTACCGCTTTATCACGCACCAAATACGGTGCTTTTACACCCGTAAAAGTATATTTTTCACCGTTATTGGAAGTAATAGTACCCTTTAATTCACCTCCAGCTAATTCTCCTTCAATAACAAAATCACCTTCGCCACCTTCCCATTGTGGTGGAATAGCAAACGAAAACTTACCGTTCGTTAATTTAATGTGTGATATTGGACGATTACTGCCGCTATCTCCTACCCAAGATCCAACAAGTGTCGTAAATCCAGATAATTTAATTTCGATCCATGAGGGTACCGAAGTTCCTTTCTTATCAACGGTCAAATCCCATCTTCCCAATAACTCTTTCGACTCTTCGGGAATAGTCTGAGACGCTGGATTATGCACCTCCTCTTCTTTCTTCTCTTGAGTTGCATTCTTACAAGAGCTTAAACTCAAACTTAAGATCGTGGTAAAGGCCAGACCCGTTGCAAATTGTTTAATCATTTTTATTTATCTTTTTGGTTCTTTTTAAACTACATAATATTGTTCCCATCCCTTTTTAGGTGGAGGACCAACTAGTAAAGCATTCGCAAATTTATCATTTACAATTTCTTTTTTCACCGGATCGAAATCAAACTTTGTATTTAATCGTTGAGCAATTACCCCTAAACAAAAGACTTGACTCAGTGGTCCTGCAATTTCAAACGATGAACGTGTTTTCTCTTGTCCCTTACATGCTTTCAAGAAGTTTGCAAAGTGATTAGAAGGAGAAGCAGGTACTTCTGGAAGTCTGCTCGCCATATCTTTTGCTTTATCTTCTGGAATGATCGTCAATGTACTACCATGAGATCCTCCTTTGAAGGTTAAGTCTTTTCCATAGATTATTTTACCTGGGTTTAATTTTGCAGGTTCTAACTTTCCTGTACTTGGAGGTGGAATATTTGGATCTAAACCAGAAATACCATAACCAGCAGGAATTGGCGGAAGATTGTCTAATCCATCATACCACATAATATCTAGGGCTGGCATTTTCTTACGTTTTGGAAAACTAAACTTCAATGTCGAAGACATCGGGAAAAAGAACGAATTATGCCCATCTAAACGAATAGCTTCTAAGCGGGTTGGCAATCCTAAGTCCAAAAACTCGTGCGCAGCATCAAGAATATGTGCTCCCCAATCTCCTAATGCCCCCATTCCGAAATCATACCAACAACGCCATTGTCCATTTACAAAATCTTTGTTGTAGTTGTGTCCAAGAGTCTGCATTTGCCATATTTCCCAATCTAGTGTTTCAGGAAGCTTTTCAGGCGCTGGGAAATTTTTCATATTCACATCCCAACCGTGCCACCTGCGCGGCATATTCATATGTCCCACTACCTGTGTAACATCTTTAATAATTCCAGCTTCTTTCCATGCTTTAAACTGAAAATAATTCGCCTCAGAGTGCCCTTGATTACCCATCTGAGTCGCTAGTTTAGGATACTTCTTAGCCTTTTGCATCATTAATTCTACTTCCAAGAACGTGCGTGCCATTGGTTTCTCTACATAGACATGCTTCCCTAGTTCCAAAGCCATCATGGTAATTGGAAAGTGCGAGAAGTCTGGAACACCTACGGATACTGCCTCGATTTGGTTTCCCATTTTATCGAACATCTGGCGGAAGTCTTGAAATCGTGGAACATCAGGAAATTGCTTCAATATAGCTTCAGTATGTTTCGCGCCCATATCCACATCACAAAGTGCTACAATATTACATAGCCCCGTCTTATGAAACTCCATAAGAATTTCAGCAGCACGGTTTCCAATACCTACCGCAGCTAAATTGACACGCTCGTTGGGTTTTGCCATCATAACATTTGCGAAGCTACTATTTGCCAATGCAACTGCTCCTCCGGCCATGACCGACTTCTTTATGAAGCTTCTACGAGAAAAAAAATGATCCATGAAAAAATGATTAGGTTTAAATTTATTAATGATCGTATCCTAAAATTAAAAAAAAATATTAATTTCAACACGATAATCATACATTATCGTTAAACCTGTTACAAAATCAACAAAAACTTTATATGAGAAATTTCTTTAAAAAATCCATCTATTCCCTTTCTTCGTGTGCCTTAAGCTTAATGATGCTGTCGGCATCCTGTCAGAATGCAGATAAATCAGCTGCTTCTGGCGATTGGGACAACCTTTTCAATGGAAAAGACTTGACTGGATGGAAAACGCTTGCTGGCAAAGCGCCTTACACAATAGAAGATGATGCCATTGTCGGAACAATGGTAAAGGGAACGCCAAACAGCTTCCTTGTAACGGAAAAAGAATACGGAGACTTTATCTTAGAACTAGATATCAAACTTGAGGGCGCTACGACAAATTCAGGAATTCAAACACGTAGCCATTATGATGCTTCTGCCAATGATGGTAAAGGACGTGTATATGGTAGACAGCTTGATGTTGATCCAACATCTAGAGCTTGGACAGGTGGCATTTATGACGAAGGCCGTAGACAATGGTTATACCCTTTAGATCTTAATCCAGCAGCTAAATCAGCTTATAAACCTAACGAATACAATAAAATCCGAATCGAAGCCATTGGTAATGAAACCAAAACTTGGGTCAATGATGTTCCATGTGCACACTTAATCGATACCGTCGATGCTTCTGGTTTCATTGCTTTACAAGTACACGCTATTCCAGACTCTTTAGACGGCAAGAAAGTATATTTTAAAAACATTAAGATTCAGACAGAGAATCTAAAACCGGCAGACTTCCCAAGTGATATTTATATTGTTAATACTACCGCAAATAGTGTTAGTGAGGAAGAACAAAAAGAAGGTTATAGCCTACTCTTTAATGGAAAAGATGCGACAGGATGGAAGTCTGCACGTGGTGGAAATTTTCCAGAGAAAGGATGGAAGATAGAAAATGGAACTATATCGGTTCAAGATTCAGACGGTGCAGAATCAACAAATGGTGGTGATATCGTTACTGAGAAACAATACAAAGCATTTGATTTATCGTTCGATTTTAAATTAACCCCAGGTGCAAACTCAGGAGTTAAGTATTTCGTTACACTAAATGAAAAAACCGCAGGATCTGCTATCGGACCTGAATATCAAATATTAGACGATGAGTTACACCCAGATGCTAAATTGGGTAAAGATGGAAATAGAACACTTGCATCACTGTATGACCTGATTACTTCCGATAGAAATCCTCGCGCAAGAAAGCCTATCGGTGAGTGGAATCGCGGACGTTTAGTCGTAGAACCAAATAACAAAGTTACTTACTGGTTGAATGGCTTCAAAATGTTAGAATTCGTTAGAGGATCAGAAGATTTCAAAAAATTAGTTGCAGGAAGTAAATATAAAGATTGGGATAAATTTGGTGAAGCAGAACAAGGACATATCTTACTTCAAGACCATGGAGATCAAGTATCTTTCAGAAGTATTAAAATTAAAGAATTGAAGTAGGACTAAGCATCAATAAAAAAGGGTGGATTAAATAAATCCACCCTTTTTGTTTAAATAAGATCCTATTAGTTACTTGCTAATTGCGGAAAACGCATCCAATTTCTCCTGAAAAACTCGAAGTTCCTCAGTCTGTAAATTAATAAATGAGTTATCGCTCAATTTTCCAACAACAGTATCCATCTCCTCTTCTGAATTATAAACCATCATACGGAAAGGATTACTATAATCTTTAGCTCGTGTTTTTCGAATCTCGTCGCATATCCATTCCTTTACAGCTAAGGCTTCTTCGAATAGTTCATTCCAAAACATAGCATCCCAGCTGCTCGCATTTCGCCCAGTTACTTCTTGTAAAGAGACTAGAGCATGTATTAATTTATCTCCCACATATTCGCTACTTAATGCGTGATATTGCGCATGAACTGCGTCCCACGTAGCTATTTCTCCGATTCGAATATCATTTAGTAATTCGTCTAACTTTCCATTTGGCATTAATTGACCACCAACATTAACGAAAGATACGCGTTCGTTCGTTTCCAAAGAATGGCCAAATAAGCTACTTTCGAAGTCTTCTGGCTTTATATGCTCCAATACTTGACATACAGTGTAATATCGAATCAATTTTTTAAATAAAGCGTAGGATTCCCTAGGCTTTAACAAACAAACTTTACGTTTGGAAAACTCTACATTGGATAAATATATCGTTAAATCCGAATTGGAATCGCCCGTCAACCAGTCGACAGCTGTTAGATTAGCAGACAAACCTTCCCTTTCCAGGGCTGAAGAAACAGCCGACTCAATTTCTTGGAGTCCATTGAACAATTCGTTGACCGTATCCGGTGCAAGAATATCGTATTCAAAATATTGGTTCTTGAATTGACGTTTATCGCGACTTAAGAATTTATTCGTATTACGCATCAATGCGTACATATTATACATAAACCAATATCCAGGAACAATTAGTAGTTGATCATTTTTAACATCATTACTGATCAATGAAAATGGAATACGAATATCCATTTCATGTTGAAAGTCGCCTTTTACGATCAAGCTATAAGACGCAAATCGTGAATTATGTTTTAAGCTAACACAGAGTCCTGGCCAGAATCCTCTTCCCGCAACAATCTCCCCATCAGCACCTCTGGAATTATGATTCGAGCCTACGGTAGCTCCAGCGGCCATATTCGACTGCCCCATAATAAGCGATGCACATAAGAACGAATTGTTATGATGCTGCTCGTGAGCTGGAAAGATAAGAGAGTTTAAGACTTCGCAACAAGAGATAGTCGAATTGTCTCCAAGAAACGAATTAATTAATCGAGCACCATATTTCAGTTGCGAATAGGAAGATAGGATAAAACGTACTGCCTTTACCCCATAGAACACACGACAACCATAACCAATTATCCCGTTAACTAATTCACAACCCTCACCTATTTGAGTGTAGGCGTCCAAAGTCGAATTAACGGTTACATTCTTTAACTTATTTACGCCTTTTATATACGCATCGGAGCCAATCTTCACATTCTTAATCGTGTGCGAATTCTTGATTACCGTTCGATCTCCAATTTCGCTATAGTATCCCCGATCGGAACTAAAGCATTTGTTTGTCATTTCAAAAAAACGATCTTGAAGCGCCTTATCCTGTCGGTTTCTACTCCATAAATAAGCGTCGGCAGCTTGCATCCCATCGAATGGTAATACCCTTCGGTTTCCATTCTCATTGCATACTTCTAGATAGATCCGACTTTCCTCTTGATCGCCATCCTTCAGAATTCCGTTCCCAAACTTCGCGCTTGAACTCGTCTCCATCTCATTAACATTCAAGAGAATCACCTCGTTACCTACGATGAAATGTGCAATATATCGAACTTGATGCAAAGCGATACAATCGCCTAAATCACAGCTGATAATATGCGAATTATAGATACCGCAAGCTAAGCGAATATCACGATATTCCAAGTAAACCTCTTCCATATCGCCGATTCGTACCAATCCATAAAACTTAGATCGCTTGATCTGCTTTGGAAGAAATTTATCTGTCACTAAGACATCATTCCAATTGGTAGATTCATTAGCATTGATTTCTAAAATTGCAATCTCTGCAGCTGTAAGATTCCTATAGATTTTATCGTTCTTTTGTTGTTGAAAGCGATAATAATATTCATCTCTTCCCTCTTTTAAATATTGAGCAGGAACAAAATCATACCCAATACGACTTAAAGGAATTTTATTAACATATCCCATAAGTATATATTATTCTACAGTAACAGACTTTGCTAAATTGCGTGGTTTATCAACATCCAACCCACGATATACACCAATATAATATGAAAGTAGTTGTAGCGGTACCACAGTCAAAATTGGTGCAATAACCTCATCTAACACTGGAACAGTCATCACATCATCTGCAATACTATGTGTCATCTCATCGCCCTCCGATACAACAGCAATAACCTTACCTTTGCGGGCCTTAATTTCTTGCATATTGCTGATGACCTTTTCATGGTAAATATCTTTCGTTGCCACAAAAACCACTGGCAAAGTCTCATCTACCAATGCTATTGGTCCGTGCTTCATCTCTGCAGCTGGATAACCTTCTGCATGTATATAGGAGATCTCTTTCAATTTCAATGCCCCCTCTAGTGCGGTTGGGAAGTTATAACCACGTCCGAGGTAAAGTACATCATGCGCGTCCTTGTATTTATAAGCTATTGCTTTGATGTTATCCACTTCATTTTTCAATACCCACTCTACTTTCTCAGGTACACTATTAAGTTCATGTGAAAGCTCAACGAAGCGTTCCTCTGAAATAGTACCTTTCAATTTCGCTACCTTGAGTGCTAACAACATCAATACCGCAAGTTGAGCCGTATAAGCTTTCGTACTCGCCACCCCAATTTCTGGACCTGCATGTGTATAGCAACCTGCGTGAGAAATACGAGCAATAGAAGATCCAACAACATTTACAATACCAAATATCGTTGCACCGTGCTCCTTAGCGCGCTCTAATGCGACTAACGTATCTGCAGTCTCACCGCTTTGCGAAATCGCGATAATCACATCGTCTTCCGAAATAATTGGATTCCTATATCGGAATTCTGAAGCATATTCTACCTCTACGTTAATTCGACACAATTCCTCAATCACATATTCAGCAACCAAACCAGCATGCCAGCTTGTTCCACAGGCTACGATAATAATCCGGCGAGCATTCAGTAACTTATCCTGAATGGAGTCTATCCCACTTAAGATAATCTTTGAATCGTTCAAAACTAAACGTCCGCGTAAAGAATCTGCGATAGTAGTTGGTTGTTCAAAAATCTCTTTCAGCATGAAATGGTCATATCCACCTTTTTCAATAGCCGCCAATTCCATATCTAACTTTTGTACAAATGGCGTTATGGTTTCATTACCAAGATTTTTCAGAATTAACTCATCCGGACGAACAATAGCTAATTCATAATCGTTGATATAAACAACTTCTTTCGTATAGGCAAGCATAGGTGATGCATCCGAACCCAAGAAATGTTCATTATTTCCAATCCCGATAACCAAAGGGCTACCTTTTCTGGCAGCAATAATCGTATCCGGTTGATCAGCTGATACAATTAAAATCACATAGGCACCAGTAACACGCTTAAGCGCAATACGGATAGCCTCTTCTAAGCTACAATTGTTATTTAATTGAATATCTTCGATAAAGTTTAATAATACTTCAGAATCTGTATCACTCTTAAACTCATATCCTTCTTTAATCAATTCATTCTTTAGAGATGCATAGTTCTCGATAATCCCGTTATGAATCATCGCCAAATTGCCAGATTTGGAGATATGCGGGTGTGCATTTCGATCGGAAGGTTCTCCGTGTGTTGCCCAACGGGTATGTCCAATACCAGTAGTTCCAACGGTTGACTGCTCGGCAACGAATTCTTCTAAGGCAGCGACTTTCCCTTCCTTTTTATAAACCTTGATAGCGTCGCCTGTTTGTAGAGCGACTCCAGCACTATCATAGCCACGGTATTCTAATTTTTTTAAGCCATCAATAACTATTGGATAGGCTTGACGTTTCCCGGTGTAACCGACGATTCCACACATAATTGTTCTCGTTTAATTTAAGTTTTCGTTATAATATTTTTGATAAAGATAGCTATAAAATCTAGCTACGCAATCGATTGACTGCCATAAAAAACAAAAACCGGACCAAGTCCGGTTTTCAATCTTTTAAATATTTTTTTAGTTCAGTTCAAACTTATAACCAACGCCCTTAACGGTAGTGACATA encodes:
- a CDS encoding Smr/MutS family protein; this translates as MARSLAKPSKTVDLHAEAFLTDLDQYEQNELLGEAIEFLREQLDGAIYWDYPEIRFIHGKGKGLLKQAVYEELKYYKQSGAISNYYPAYHNEDIVVVLIGL
- a CDS encoding SMP-30/gluconolactonase/LRE family protein, whose translation is MRKLIYVSIVCLLSMEDGFAQDSTSQRNLEVVASFDKAQPIGVSVSSKNRIFVSFPHREPYLFGMTEIVEGKMKPYPNHKWQLSMGDEQKHYVNVQDIYVDINDHLWILDSKPAASNSIFGNANITANDQEGKFKLIRFDLSNDSLMHVYNFEGLNKSRSSLNDVRVDTDKDLAYLSDPGQAGIVVLDLKTGSSRTLLTNSKYTLSDRSIVLSYEGKEMRDKEGNPFSSNINGIALTKDNKWFYFKPINALNLYRIETKYLADKNLRDIELVDKIETVAEVGVTHGLVADVVGNVYLTNSLDYSIRRITPEGKIELIVQDPRLLWPDSLGVGTDGYLYFSCAQMQLLPQWNGGEDKAQYPYQVYRVKVL
- a CDS encoding 3-keto-disaccharide hydrolase → MIKQFATGLAFTTILSLSLSSCKNATQEKKEEEVHNPASQTIPEESKELLGRWDLTVDKKGTSVPSWIEIKLSGFTTLVGSWVGDSGSNRPISHIKLTNGKFSFAIPPQWEGGEGDFVIEGELAGGELKGTITSNNGEKYTFTGVKAPYLVRDKAVEWGTAVELFNGKDLTGWKPSNEKNQWVVKDGILTNQGAGANLVSEQSFQDFKLSLEFRYPEGSNSGVYLRGRYEVQIEDSPKDKHPGSLYFGGVYGFLAPNEMATLGANEWQKFDITLVGRLVTIVANGKTIINNQEIPGITGGALDSKEGEPGPLYIQGDHGAIEFRKITLTPAK
- a CDS encoding Gfo/Idh/MocA family oxidoreductase encodes the protein MDHFFSRRSFIKKSVMAGGAVALANSSFANVMMAKPNERVNLAAVGIGNRAAEILMEFHKTGLCNIVALCDVDMGAKHTEAILKQFPDVPRFQDFRQMFDKMGNQIEAVSVGVPDFSHFPITMMALELGKHVYVEKPMARTFLEVELMMQKAKKYPKLATQMGNQGHSEANYFQFKAWKEAGIIKDVTQVVGHMNMPRRWHGWDVNMKNFPAPEKLPETLDWEIWQMQTLGHNYNKDFVNGQWRCWYDFGMGALGDWGAHILDAAHEFLDLGLPTRLEAIRLDGHNSFFFPMSSTLKFSFPKRKKMPALDIMWYDGLDNLPPIPAGYGISGLDPNIPPPSTGKLEPAKLNPGKIIYGKDLTFKGGSHGSTLTIIPEDKAKDMASRLPEVPASPSNHFANFLKACKGQEKTRSSFEIAGPLSQVFCLGVIAQRLNTKFDFDPVKKEIVNDKFANALLVGPPPKKGWEQYYVV
- a CDS encoding 3-keto-disaccharide hydrolase; the protein is MRNFFKKSIYSLSSCALSLMMLSASCQNADKSAASGDWDNLFNGKDLTGWKTLAGKAPYTIEDDAIVGTMVKGTPNSFLVTEKEYGDFILELDIKLEGATTNSGIQTRSHYDASANDGKGRVYGRQLDVDPTSRAWTGGIYDEGRRQWLYPLDLNPAAKSAYKPNEYNKIRIEAIGNETKTWVNDVPCAHLIDTVDASGFIALQVHAIPDSLDGKKVYFKNIKIQTENLKPADFPSDIYIVNTTANSVSEEEQKEGYSLLFNGKDATGWKSARGGNFPEKGWKIENGTISVQDSDGAESTNGGDIVTEKQYKAFDLSFDFKLTPGANSGVKYFVTLNEKTAGSAIGPEYQILDDELHPDAKLGKDGNRTLASLYDLITSDRNPRARKPIGEWNRGRLVVEPNNKVTYWLNGFKMLEFVRGSEDFKKLVAGSKYKDWDKFGEAEQGHILLQDHGDQVSFRSIKIKELK
- a CDS encoding DUF4954 family protein, with translation MGYVNKIPLSRIGYDFVPAQYLKEGRDEYYYRFQQQKNDKIYRNLTAAEIAILEINANESTNWNDVLVTDKFLPKQIKRSKFYGLVRIGDMEEVYLEYRDIRLACGIYNSHIISCDLGDCIALHQVRYIAHFIVGNEVILLNVNEMETSSSAKFGNGILKDGDQEESRIYLEVCNENGNRRVLPFDGMQAADAYLWSRNRQDKALQDRFFEMTNKCFSSDRGYYSEIGDRTVIKNSHTIKNVKIGSDAYIKGVNKLKNVTVNSTLDAYTQIGEGCELVNGIIGYGCRVFYGVKAVRFILSSYSQLKYGARLINSFLGDNSTISCCEVLNSLIFPAHEQHHNNSFLCASLIMGQSNMAAGATVGSNHNSRGADGEIVAGRGFWPGLCVSLKHNSRFASYSLIVKGDFQHEMDIRIPFSLISNDVKNDQLLIVPGYWFMYNMYALMRNTNKFLSRDKRQFKNQYFEYDILAPDTVNELFNGLQEIESAVSSALEREGLSANLTAVDWLTGDSNSDLTIYLSNVEFSKRKVCLLKPRESYALFKKLIRYYTVCQVLEHIKPEDFESSLFGHSLETNERVSFVNVGGQLMPNGKLDELLNDIRIGEIATWDAVHAQYHALSSEYVGDKLIHALVSLQEVTGRNASSWDAMFWNELFEEALAVKEWICDEIRKTRAKDYSNPFRMMVYNSEEEMDTVVGKLSDNSFINLQTEELRVFQEKLDAFSAISK
- the glmS gene encoding glutamine--fructose-6-phosphate transaminase (isomerizing); translated protein: MCGIVGYTGKRQAYPIVIDGLKKLEYRGYDSAGVALQTGDAIKVYKKEGKVAALEEFVAEQSTVGTTGIGHTRWATHGEPSDRNAHPHISKSGNLAMIHNGIIENYASLKNELIKEGYEFKSDTDSEVLLNFIEDIQLNNNCSLEEAIRIALKRVTGAYVILIVSADQPDTIIAARKGSPLVIGIGNNEHFLGSDASPMLAYTKEVVYINDYELAIVRPDELILKNLGNETITPFVQKLDMELAAIEKGGYDHFMLKEIFEQPTTIADSLRGRLVLNDSKIILSGIDSIQDKLLNARRIIIVACGTSWHAGLVAEYVIEELCRINVEVEYASEFRYRNPIISEDDVIIAISQSGETADTLVALERAKEHGATIFGIVNVVGSSIARISHAGCYTHAGPEIGVASTKAYTAQLAVLMLLALKVAKLKGTISEERFVELSHELNSVPEKVEWVLKNEVDNIKAIAYKYKDAHDVLYLGRGYNFPTALEGALKLKEISYIHAEGYPAAEMKHGPIALVDETLPVVFVATKDIYHEKVISNMQEIKARKGKVIAVVSEGDEMTHSIADDVMTVPVLDEVIAPILTVVPLQLLSYYIGVYRGLDVDKPRNLAKSVTVE